A section of the Citrus sinensis cultivar Valencia sweet orange chromosome 8, DVS_A1.0, whole genome shotgun sequence genome encodes:
- the LOC107178237 gene encoding uncharacterized protein LOC107178237, which translates to MTPFLALYGRKPPTLPMYHEGSYLVPEVDQALLTRDELLQLLKSNLVVAINRMKQSTDKRCRDVQFQPGDMVYLKLQPYRQATVFWRAHQKLASKYFGLYLVLEQIGSVAYKLQLPAQSRVHPIFHVLLLKKFIGDNPSPSLELPSIDDDGLIILEPTAIIDVHWIKRGGKFVEQCLV; encoded by the coding sequence ATGACCCCTTTCCTTGCTCTTTACGGCCGCAAACCTCCCACTTTGCCCATGTATCATGAAGGTTCTTATCTGGTTCCTGAAGTAGACCAGGCCCTGCTAACTCGAGATGAGTTGCTTCAATTATTGAAGAGCAATCTTGTTGTTGCCATTAATCGCATGAAACAATCAACCGACAAAAGGTGTCGTGATGTTCAATTTCAACCTGGCGACATGGTCTACTTAAAACTCCAGCCATATCGCCAAGCTACAGTTTTTTGGCGTGCTCATCAGAAATTAGCGAGCAAGTACTTTGGTCTGTATTTAGTTCTTGAACAGATTGGTAGTGTTGCTTATAAACTACAATTGCCAGCTCAATCTCGTGTGCACCCAATCTTTCATGTTTTATTGTTGAAGAAATTTATTGGTGATAACCCTAGCCCTAGTCTTGAGTTGCCATccattgatgatgatggacTAATCATTTTAGAACCTACTGCAATTATTGATGTTCATTGGATTAAAAGAGGTGGCAAATTTGTGGAACAATGTTTGGTGTAA
- the LOC127899343 gene encoding uncharacterized protein LOC127899343, giving the protein MGQAKATLEGIQPEHAEKEVATPLATTYTKPNKQSLVPPEATQQFRHPPPFPQRFQKQKLDKQFSKFLEVLKLGEFETVALTQEISHMLQSKIPTKVKDPRSFTIPCSIGTRYAGRALCDLRASINLMPLSLFKQLGVGKYRPTTVTLQLVDRSHAYHEGKIEDVLVKVDKFIFPVDFIVLDFEADKEVPIILGRPFLAIGKTLIDVQKGELTMRVNDQQVTFNVLEAMRSPDEVEDCNFLSVVDFVIADRMDRCCSNEINKVTTFEDVEEEDVVANQIDWMEEKQSDRHNSQNNTLSVIISFTLDVGQEQSLVDLLEKYRRAI; this is encoded by the exons ATGGGCCAAGCTAAAGCAACTTTAGAGGGAATTCAACCAGAACATGCTGAAAAAGAAGTTGCAACACCACTAGCCACGACCTACaccaaaccaaacaaacagAGTTTGGTACCTCCTGAAGCTACCCAACAGTTTAGACATCCACCACCTTTCCCACAGAGGTTCCAGAAGCAAAAACTAGACAAGCAGTTTAGTAAATTTCTGGAAGTGTTGAA GCTaggagaatttgaaactgTTGCTTTAACACAGGAGATCAGTCATATGCTCCAAAGTAAGATTCCTACAAAAGTGAAAGATCCAAGAAGTTTTACAATACCTTGCTCTATAGGAACTAGGTATGCTGGCAGAGCACTTTGTGACTTAAGAGCTAGTATTAATTTGATGCCATTGTCTTTATTTAAGCAACTGGGAGTAGGGAAATACAGACCAACAACAGTCACTCTGCAATTAGTTGACAGATCTCATGCATATCATGAAGGAAAAATTGAGGATGTACTGGTGAAGGTGGACAAATTTATCTTTCCAGTAGACTTCATTGTATTAGACTTCGAAGCTGATAAAGAGGTACCCATTATacttggaagaccttttctaGCAATTGGAAAGACTCTGATTGATGTGCAGAAAGGAGAGCTCACCATGAGAGTGAATGATCAGCAAGTCACATTTAATGTACTAGAGGCTATGAGGAGCCCTGATGAAGTAGAAGATTGTAATTTCTTAAGTGTCGTGGATTTTGTTATAGCAGACAGAATGGACAGATGCTGCAGTAATGAAATCAACAAAGTCACCACCTTTGAGGATGTAGAAGAGGAAGATGTTGTAGCAAATCAAATAGATTGGATGGAAGAAAAGCAATCTGATAGGCACAACAG TCAAAATAACACACTCTCTGTAATCATTTCTTTTACTTTAGATGTAGGTCAAGAACAGAGTCTAGTAGATTTGCTTGAAAAATACAGAAGAGCAATTTGA